tttagctcgtgtcggcatggctaccgtgacaaaagcccattttcctttccagtaaatgtgtatcagctgaacactttgcagacctaatgctgtgaacatttgcgcgaactcaaggtcgggtttgtgtctgattgtaacatgatatgcatcaggattctgtatgtcacctcccaactgcacttgtctggtcttaatatgtcattggctgtgttgtcgtgatcgattttgatgaaatcaagagaacaaagtcacccctttacaaactatttgccaactcacgatgtaaacagcaattgtgctgaaaactgggattgaaccagggacctttagagattcaatccaacgctctcccaactgcgcaatttcagctgcaaaggggtttctctgctttttcagtctgggctaaaagtgggggtagggtgaagctgtgtctgtgccacgtactatgttgctgtgtacctggtccagtgtgttctcatcttgggttggaatgtccccatgctggtaaagggtggggaatacagtccgtcgatgaggataagcggtacagtggagttcactggttgaagtcgccaggtaccataaaaatggcaatgggccacgagggtgttctgaattcccctttggccaaattggctaaatggccgtacaaaaagcaccatacttggagcctgtggtcaatgtcaacagttgggctaattcagttctgttgagacggtgattatgtaccaagtcagttatgtcagtcaggatttggtcaaggttgttgtgtggttttggcatggataaggctatgtatctaaatttaggaggagtccatggtctgtaaacatactgaggtactcccacagctgttgcggaacttgtgggaccttgcaaatttccccactgagggacgaataaaggcatatcttatcttctaccatagggtaggcttttggcaagaagtaggattcttaatcctacttcttgccattcttactgctttcccaagttccaaaatttccttgggagcgagtttgataaccgagcccacccagggactctcaattcacacgtgttggactttggactccctcccttgtatgaacatttttccccattggcgaactgtttttgtgttggtgccagatgcacagctggcgctgtggcttagctggtcaaagtgcctgtctcgcactgtatcttcaatttaattattgagaatggcgtttacccacagtcctggaagatcgcaaaggtgcttggtcgaaaaggtttacttaaacaagttattcagggaaggggcctaccttcaccgcctgaacagggacttgaaccctggaccctcagattaaaagtctgatgctctaccaactgagctattcaggcctttatggaatgaggacaactcacaaggtaaaatcttggcatactgtacttgaccttgcagagatgagagcttcttctctggctctcaacaaaggcggtcgcatctttcccctctcctccctatcccttatcttccctgctttgttgttccctgtccatcctgtcgatggagtttgacttgattctttgtcacgcagtctgaaattggcaaactgagaaattctgattgagtgatcaatgcagtctgtctattttaatacatttcgtctcaactcatgttgaaaaaggacagagccatttccgtgagagcacaagacccctggattgtacccaaaaatactttgcgttcatcaaagagtaaagctggtgtcctggtttgcaatgcctcgattgttacaccagaaggtgcgagtcacatccaaaacaaagggcatgctggacgcatagcatgcgttagtatggcttcaactgaacagaagttggcagtgtgtgcgtctctgtggcgcaatcggtcagcgcgttcggctgttaaccaggaggctggtggttcgagcccacccagggacgttctctggatgtcactagtgtcactgttcattcatgtttgcgctccactcttgcacagcacttgtgtggttcccaattggcaaactgcgtgtcaatgacttttcaaaagcacattccagcttccatggtctaacacatttgatcagaagttaggttgatcaagtcacagatttcagtttgtttctgcacaggtctggtgaaacacagaagctctgcttgaaaatattatcttttgcaaaagcgccatccaggattatagattaagagacgacggaatgcttttatgttaaaaggaatcaagtcaaaccccatcaactggtaagcaggggcccttaagagaagacactgtatactgttgtgattttttgacagacatgtctagtaaacaggagatcctgggttcaaatcccagcagtgccttctctgtgtttcagcagctcctatgctgttatttaaaagaaatgttgttcttgttctgttgaataaagacccatcatttctgatgtcatatgtagtatacatgtcacatgtactacaatgctccctacaaagacaatacccttgtgtatttggacatttgcaggtttaagaaaacagaccacattagccaaatatcttctggacaaaagagtggtcagacaagacaacgtttgagccagtcacctgaacattagacttttgatctgagtgtccgggattcaagtccctgttcaggtgaccagtgatagggtctgaggtccacttgcaaacgcctcctttttgcccacaaaatacaagggcaacaggacaatcccttggtactttatggaaacattgtgaggtgcctggcttttaactagaagtggaaagacttgtgtagcccctcacacaaaccatgtgactTCCTCCCATGcatatgttgccagctgatccttgacatcagcaaaattttggttctaggacaatggggtcacctgcccccattggtcttttccaaggagtcacggtggccgagaggttaaggcgttggactcgaaatccaatggggtttccccgcacaggttggaatcctgaaaccataaaaggcttacagcacctggtattcccagtcggtctccaatccaagtactaaccaggcccgcccctgcttagcttccgagatcggacgagatcgggcgttttcagggtagtatggccgtaagctgccaggtcaactgaaaagatcctatttgaaggcgacgcaggccaaactagactccagcaaaaagtgtcaaacagcgccctctgctgtcaggcaagagcagaaaccataaaagcttacagcacctggtattccaaggcggtctcccatccaagtactaaccaggcccgccccttcttagcttccgagatcggacgagatcaggcgttttccgCGCGGCCGGCGGGGATAGTTCAGCTGAAACGAGCTAAACtttccccattcatttccaatgagaGCGAAAGACcactatgaatgtaatatacgtTTGTCCAGGGGTGGCGCTGTGGCGTTCATCCCCACGATGGATGTAATATACATTTGTCCATGAGTGGCGCTGTGGCCGCTTCTGCTCCACCCACCACATCCATCCTGAACTTCAGGTAACACAGCACAATTGCTTTTTCCGAGCGAGCGACGAGACGACGCGACAAAAACACGGtaaaactacagtaaaaaatatattgtcttttgcatttcaggctacagaaaaatattttgtctttgaactGTTCTGTATAGTGTTTAAATTGCTTTCATGTTTCTCCACGTGGGTTTGTGGCGCTATTGTTCGCTATTTTCCGACCCCGTATACCTATTATATGCATTAGCGAcaattatttggacaaatataacgaTAGCTCataagacttgtgttttttttttgtaagtacaATGTTATAGTTGTTCATGGATAAGTACAAATCATCTgttaaattaaactcttatgagctattgtAAAGTGAACAAAGAAattcaacaaacaaacatgactgtAGTTGTTGCGATACCATTTAAGTATGGATGATAGTTTATAGACATTGCTTTAGTCTGTAAATGTTCTTGGAAAAGCTCATATATGACAACAAtacatatatttcatacatGTTGCTATCACATACTGTAACCTGTACTTGTATTCATGGTTTtggataataatacattatattatttcattatttctgtCACTGTAGAGAAAAAATGAAGAGATTGTTTTTCCCCGGGCGAATCAGTGTGGTCTTCCGCAAGGGCCCACTGGGATTCCTGCTGCAGGATCCCACCGAGGAGGCCAGGCAAATTAAGGACAACCCGTCGAGGAGGGACAAGTCTCCTGTTGCACAGCAGGAGGTTGTAAGGCAATACGCCCTTGCAGTGGTCCGTCAGAGAGGGGGAGATGCTTCAGACCAAACTGAAGTACTGGGCGAGTACATCCTGCAGTTTGGGAAGTACAAAGATATGTCCTTCCGCTGGCTCCTGGAGAATGACATGGGATACACTGTGTATCTTATCCAAAGCCACCAGAGAGAGGAGGCTGCAGGAGTGCTGGTGGTTGAGGGGCATAGCAAGGACAGCCTTCTGTCATTCCTTCGCTATGCCCTCAGCTTCAAGGAAATTAATACTCTTCTTGAGTATGAGTCCCTAAAAACATCTGTGCCCGCCCCAGCAGCAGAGGATGACCAGCTGGTTGGATTTGATGCACGCGCCAGTAACACCTGGAGGGAGATTTGGGAGAGCAGGGATGATGGCTATGCAGCCTTCATCTTAAGAAGAAAGTGCGCGACGGGtacaaaaatgcacaaactGCAACAGTACctgcagaagcagcagcagcagcaacagcagcaacagcagccctCCACCTCTTTTACCATCGCCTCCACAACCTTTGATGAGAGCACGGTTGAGTCTTTTTAAAGTTATACTGCATTGCATATGTATGCATTGGACCATTTTAGTACTGTTGAATAACTATATTACCGCTCTTTCTTAATAGCTAAGGACGAAGACGAAGAGCTGGAGAAAGCCATGCTCAGCATCTCTCCAGATATACTCAGTATGTGCAGTTTATGGATATGTCCATGTTAGGCTCTTTTACTTTCCTAGCCTTGTCTATGTGTTTTGTATAAAGTAAATCACTCAAGTTTCTATGTGTTTTGTAGGTGGATCTGCTCCACCAACATTAGAGCTGCTACGGTTTTCAGGTCCAGGGCGAAGTTCTTAAATAACGACCGACCTCAAAGGGCATTTTGTGATTGCATGTGTTCTCGTCACGTTCTACTTTTGTTCCTTTCATGTGTGTTCTACCTACAGTCCAAGTGACTGACTATGAATTGATACAGCCTACGAGAGGGTAAGTATAATTTGAATACATTCTTTTGAATGGATGAAATGGTGAATGATGTTTGCTCACTAACGCCGGAAGCATGTGTTTGCAGTGAGCCATTCTACTTCTCCTGCTCTAGTTAAAGTTAGACTAGACCATCACAAAAAAGGTCTATTTAATTCTTTAAAAAGCCAAACCAAGTAGTTGAAGTAGCAAATGGCAGTTTGTTGTGAGTGACTCTACTAATACCCCTGAAACGCCAATATTTCATTCAATCAATCTTTCATCacgttttctccttttttttatacacaGAACATGCACCGACTGGCCCAGATGCACCAGACGATGGTAAAGGCTTTAAGTGATGTTTGACCATTTCAATCCAAACTGATTTACACTCACGGTAAAATGCACCACCGCCTCTTTCCTTGTGTAGCACCAGCTGTGCTGCCTCCAAAGATTCCAGTGCCTTTCCCACGGGAGTTGATGTTTCTGCTACCAGAGAAAACAAAGACCAAAGAAGAGACCGCACAGCCTGCCCCAGGTGGGTGATTCATCTTTCTATGTGACTGACTGCACctgatattaatataatattaacacaGTGTACATGTAATTTGGTTTCATTTTAGAAACTGCATGTGCTCCTGGGAGCCCTGTAGCCTCCACTCTATCTGCAGCAGAGCCACAGTCTGCACAGCGACCCCACAGTAAGTAACACAGCAGTATAGTGTCACATTAAAAAGGGTGTCaaaattgacatgtgcatgtctgTTTCCAACTAGACCAACCACCAGTCCCACCTACGGCAGTCCCACCTACGCCTCCACCTCAACAATTTCTGTCATTTGACCAGGAGGTCAATAAGTGGAACTGCACACACCAGCAGAAAATATGGATGAAGTTGGAACTGGAGTCCATGGGTCTGTGGCCAGGCTCCCGCCCTGTCAACAACCCTATGAAAACCTTCTCCCTGTGGCGCTTACCTCCCCAGCCTGAGCTGATTGACAGTATTTATGATCTGCCGTCCCCAAAGTATTTTCATCTTCATCCCTTTTTCGTCTGGAAGCCGGAAAATGACTACTTGATGGGGCGGCTAAAAAACAACTACACCCTGCCGTGCTCTGGTGACTGTTCTCAGCCACGTGTTGTCTCTGCTGGAGTCGGGAGACCGCGAGTGATTGTGGGCCTCACTGGACAATACTACCTGCTCTCCTCCAGGCTGTGCTGTAAGAGCTGCAATAACAGGTGGTATTCCGACAACCCGCTCTGGCTGGAAAAGCTTCCCAAGAGGTTTACCAATCTGTTGCCAGCGTTACTGACTTACAAGAAGGCCATCTGTAAGTCAGTACTGGATGAGTTGAGACGGACTGGAAAATCACCCACAGACATGGCAAATCAGGTCAACAAGATGTTGCATCTCAAGTATGAGCGTGCCAACTCCGTGCCAAGCCATCTCCTGTGCTGCCAGAATGTCATGGATGGAGAGGCAGGAACTTATGGCGGCCAAAAGACCATCACTCAGTTCCTTCGGCAGGAGCGAAAACCGTAGCCTTTTGGGGGCTACAGTGATGGCTGGAACGGGGTCTCTGTGTCTGCCCACTACCTCACCGACTGCTTGCTGCATGAGTTCCGGAACCAGAAGGACACCATTCAGCGGATGCTGCAGGGTACCTTTGGACAGGCTTTCCGCTCAGACCACACCCGGAAAGTGGCCAAGAAAGTCACCTTTTCATCTGGTGTCATGTCGTCATACGCTGTGATGAATGAGAACTGGATGATCCTGTCCTGGGTCATGGTGCAGTCTGAGATGGACAAAACCCTGCGGCCGATGTATGAGGGTCTCTCAAACCCTCAAACAGGGCTGGCATTGAGAAAGCCCAGTTTCAGTGGGTTGACAGGTGAGACTTCATCACTATAACCAGAAATGTTTAATCAGAAATTAACTCTATTAAGTGtcattattatggactggctcagtagccagcccatagactgctactgcaagtagcagtctatgggctggctactgagccagcccatattgttattccttgtgcgtttagttatggactggcccagtagccagcccatagactgctacttgcagtagcagtctatgggctggctactgagccagcccatattgttattccttgtgcgtttagttatggactggcccagtagccagcccatagactgctacttgcagtagcagtctatgggctggctactgagccagcccatattgttattgctgtttagttattattatggactgggctcagtagccagcccatagactgctacttgcagtagcagtctatgggctggctactgagccagcccatattgttattgctgtttagttattattccgtatatcttaatcttccactttttgcgcgcgtaatgcggccaaaaccgcaagaaggacccccacacatgttacaccgccggaaacgtggcgctcgggactacagcggtatttagtttttggaaagttttgtgtaaccatggcgacgctattaacgaaaacgttaaaaaatgggccacttgattagggaatcgctgttctatttttagaacagcacatagaaaacgagaatttacagacttttcacagccttttagctcagccatacggccacgtagaaacgtgattgatggctcatttttgagataaacgtctgaactctctctgtggctaaatgctaattgctagcatgttagcatgttagcatttaagctaatttactcatgtctaaaggcaaatacacacatggcatgatgtagggaggtcataggacaaccttggcagtttctaaacttgaggctctcttgctaggtgctagcatgttagccgttagcatgttagcatttaagctaatttactcatgtctaaaggaaaatacacacatggcatgatgtagggaggttataggacaaccttggcactttctaaacttgaggctctcttgctaggtgctagcatgataactgttagcatgttagcctttaagctaatttactcacgtttaaaggcaaatacacacatggcatgatatagggaggttataggacaaccttggcactttctaaacttgaaaccctcttgctaggtgctaacatggtagccgttagcatgttagcatttaagctaatttactcatgtcttcaggcaaatacacatatggcatggtgtagggaggttataggacaaccttggcactttctaaacttgaggctgtcttgctaggtgctagcataatgattgttagcatgttagcatttaagctcatttactcacgtttaaaggtaaatatacacatgacatgatgtggggaggttatagtacaaccttggtagtttctaaacttgaggctgtcttgctaggtgctagcatgttagccgttagcatgttagcatttaagctaatttactcatgtctaaaggcaaatacacacatggcatgatgtagggaggttataggacaaccttggcactttctaaacttgggactctcttgctaggtgctagcatgatgactgttagcatgttagcatttaagctaatttgctcatgtttaaaggcaaatacacatatgcatgatgcagggacattataggacatccttggcagtttctaaacttgaggctgtcttgctaggtgctagcatgttagccgttagcatgttagcatttaagctaatttactcatgtctaaaggcaaatacacacatggcatgatgtagggaggttataggacaaccttggcactttctaaacttgaggccctcttgctaggtgctagcatgataactgttagcatgttagcatttaagctaatttactcacgtttaaaggcatatacacacatggcatgatgtagggaggttataggacaaccttggcactttctaaacttgaggctctcttgctaggtgctagcataatgattgttagcatgttagcatttaagctaatttattcacgtttaaaggcaaatacacacatgcatgatgcagggacgtcataggacatccttggcagtttctaaacttgaggctctcttgctaggtgctagcatgataactgttagcatgttagcatttaagctaatttactcatgtttaaaggcaaatacacacatggcatgatgtagggaggttataggacaaccttggcactttctcaacttgatgctgtcttgctaggtgctagcatggtagccgttagcatgttagcattttagctaatttacttatatcttcaggcaaaaacacatatggcatggtgtagggaggttataggacaaccttggcactttctaaacttgaggctctcttgctaggtgctagcataatgattgttagcatgttagcatttaagctaatttactcacgtttaaaggtaaatacacacatggcaagatatagggaggttataggacaaccttgacactttctaaacttgaaaccctcttgctaggtgctagcatattagccgttagcatgttagcatttaacctaatttactcatgtctaaaggcaaatacacacatggcat
This genomic window from Doryrhamphus excisus isolate RoL2022-K1 chromosome 17, RoL_Dexc_1.0, whole genome shotgun sequence contains:
- the LOC131105363 gene encoding uncharacterized protein LOC131105363 isoform X2, coding for MLSISPDILSGSAPPTLELLRFSVQVTDYELIQPTRGTCTDWPRCTRRCTSCAASKDSSAFPTGVDVSATRENKDQRRDRTACPRNCMCSWEPCSLHSICSRATVCTATPQPTTSPTYGSPTYASTSTISVI
- the LOC131105363 gene encoding uncharacterized protein LOC131105363 isoform X1; amino-acid sequence: MFLLPEKTKTKEETAQPAPETACAPGSPVASTLSAAEPQSAQRPHNQPPVPPTAVPPTPPPQQFLSFDQEVNKWNCTHQQKIWMKLELESMGLWPGSRPVNNPMKTFSLWRLPPQPELIDSIYDLPSPKYFHLHPFFVWKPENDYLMGRLKNNYTLPCSGDCSQPRVVSAGVGRPRVIVGLTGQYYLLSSRLCCKSCNNRWYSDNPLWLEKLPKRFTNLLPALLTYKKAICKSVLDELRRTGKSPTDMANQVNKMLHLKYERANSVPSHLLCCQNVMDGEAGTYGGQKTITQFLRQERKP